From the Pomacea canaliculata isolate SZHN2017 linkage group LG14, ASM307304v1, whole genome shotgun sequence genome, one window contains:
- the LOC112555874 gene encoding LOW QUALITY PROTEIN: BRCA2-interacting transcriptional repressor EMSY-like (The sequence of the model RefSeq protein was modified relative to this genomic sequence to represent the inferred CDS: inserted 1 base in 1 codon): MWPMLLDYSRDECKRILRRLELEAYSAIISAFRAQGDLSREKKKVLQDLQQMLSISTERHRAEVRRAVNDEKLTTVADSNSGTSAASEWLIEGRRLVPLLPRLVPQTAFTQTATQAAKEVAEKNAQLMNPALTGNKELANQSSTSTPASIHTSPAAKPSRSSSPTSNVVVLPSGTSIHIKGMLNQEEEDEPQGRRQRRSLSIDGLGAATVSTQTQTARVSYTTASSTPGSASPVKITISKSPQGRTIVSQPGGQPPKVILVTSSGQSSGSSVFQRSMSVPVIRASTSTATSQTGATRTSIIIPGSPGIAQANNSVGGVVTVTTTSITTSSSATVTMPTSVVGSSPVFSPSVNIAKPRPKVVPRQRFPQPQPKPGVVIPMGPTSSQPVPPSPQSIHNIQVKTLPKPQPIQIKQEGGMKIITQSMAGGXSKILPKPAQLTGSPGTPVVVVNAGSSSSSGNTTVTMVPKSVGSYTTASGGKVLNITTPGGRVIATTSKASNVVTVNPKTLHLTAVKSAAGGTTVSKPNVIVVQKTQPRRPPLPTQLPKGGTTVITNPAAFEKELANFIQKESGRQVSVSISPSSNVGTITGVGGRVPEHRVIITTAGNVDASRQGVPQRPVVEAEARTSSLLAELIQAAGIVPEGSSESSGGIGANEWFEYDVTEEETTSVTPDSADATAMQALIGLQNSGAKIVNRSSSAHDQQGPGSQEQCYTLEQAMTLLNQGHQVSDTDIEKGVQGPNQVVRKAIVHASKISAVNSGLPGGMAHQVQKPLTDSDSLPSTSSTDVKVQQGELDPQTGLFYSSVLPSTAAAQPQVSSSGQEDSAFQADRLPIVSVSTHLQQPVAPQTALPQPLIVSVPAQHPAVTPQPMDLLSSSLAQAQIDLDSYEFTEDGSENYVPETNIMNVVSDGNSVDNASQPASSTAEVVDFTSILLGESDSPSEEIEQTDADIIPQLTQPASHLPPSTVASLQSPWAVANRQTAFMPLENMKDSRTASIKIIAHEQLPVDASSFVPTHSSSKSSTTTNGSFITMSSGALGPLPSASVSVSSSVASATSLATLSSAAAVVANARNANSIHGALPGSVASTTITKPEVIPLTASRTFVLENTVPVSIDPLSRRTLTVSKPLTELTGTVRLVHDGHTQSEVDTQRQLDIAVLSPDVPVSSTADFSSTGDDEVNLISIPDAGTAEIAGDGLDPNNSQRHSKRKRKPPPVLEEDAVGSSGSSWVRAASNILMRVSRFRGANREKGELNAAAWFTQPVDPADAPDYYSIIKNPMDFATIRKKLESGQYAHFDDFHADMLLVRSNCFLYNLPSTLVCRDCVQVFNFYQQEIDRLLDKSTNKAHTGSPVKKIIRLDKSPGKS; the protein is encoded by the exons ATGTGGCCAATGCTGCTTGATTATTCTCGTGATGAGTGCAAACGTATACTGCGTCGTCTTGAGCTTGAAGCATACAGTGCCATTATATCCGCTTTTCGTGCTCAAGGCGATCTCTCtcgagagaagaaaaaagtgttgcaAGATCTTCAACAAATGCTTAG cATTTCTACAGAGCGGCATCGTGCAGAGGTTCGACGTGctgtaaatgatgaaaaattaacTACTGTTGCAGACAG caacagTGGTACTTCAGCTGCGTCAGAATGGCTTATAGAGGGACGACGACTAGTTCCACTGTTGCCTCGACTAGTGCCACAAACAGCTTTCACTCAGACTGCAACACAAGCAGCAAAGGAAGTGGCTGAGAAGAATGCACAGCTCATGAATCCAGCTTTAACAGGAAATAAAGAAT TGGCAAATCAGAGTTCTACCTCCACTCCAGCATCCATCCATACATCACCTGCAGCAAAGCCTTCCAGGTCATCTAGTCCCACATCGAATGTGGTTGTATTGCCTAGTGGTACTTCTATTCATATCAAAG GTATGCTAAAtcaggaagaagaagatgagcCACAAGGTCGTCGGCAGCGCAGGAGCCTCTCGATTGATGGTCTGGGAGCAGCCACTGTCTCCACGCAAACCCAGACAGCTCGTGTTTCCTATACCACTGCTTCAAGTACTCCAGGCAGTGCATCACCGGTTAAAATCACAATCAGTAAAAGTCCTCAAGGGAGAACCATTGTTTCTCAGCCTGGTGGGCAGCCTCCAAAG GTGATCCTTGTGACAAGTTCTGGCCAGTCTTCAGGCTCTAGTGTCTTCCAGCGATCCATGTCCGTTCCCGTCATTCGTGCCTCGACTTCCACGGCCACCTCCCAGACTGGTGCAACTCGCACATCTATCATTATTCCAGGCAGTCCAGGCATTGCCCAGGCCAACAACAGTGTGGGAGGAGTTGTTACTGTGACTACTACTTCAATCACAACTTCTTCCTCTGCTACAG TTACAATGCCAACATCAGTTGTGGGATCATCACCTGTGTTTAGTCCATCCGTGAACATTGCAAAGCCACGGCCAAAAGTGGTTCCCAGGCAACGCTTTCCACAG CCTCAGCCCAAACCAGGAGTTGTCATCCCCATGGGACCAACAAGCTCACAACCGGTGCCACCATCTCCTCAGAGCATCCATAACATACAGGTGAAGACATTGCCCAAGCCACAACCCATCCAGATCAAGCAGGAGGGAG GTATGAAGATTATAACTCAGAGCATGGCAGGAG CCAGCAAGATTCTGCCCAAACCAGCCCAGCTAACTGGCTCTCCTGGAACACCTGTGGTGGTTGTCAATGCTgggtcttcatcatcatctggaaACACCACTGTCACCATGGTTCCCAAGTCTGTTGGCAGCTACACCA CAGCATCTGGTGGTAAGGTACTCAACATTACTACACCAGGGGGGCGGGTAATCGCCACAACATCCAAAGCTTCAAATGTTGTCACTGTCAATCCCAAGACGTTGCATCTTACAGCAGTCAAGTCGGCAGCAGGAGGCACTACAG tgtcaAAACCAAATGTGATTGTGGTGCAAAAGACTCAGCCTAGACGTCCACCACTACCAACTCAGCTGCCTAAGGGTGGAACTACTGTTATCACCAACCCTGCAGCTTTTGAAAAG GAATTGGCCAACTTCATTCAGAAAGAGTCAGGGCGCCAAGTGTCTGTTAGCATCTCCCCAAGTAGCAATGTTGGCACAATTACAGGTGTTGGTGGTCGAGTTCCAGAGCACCGAGTCATCATTACAACTGCTGGTAATGTGGATGCTAGCAGACAG GGAGTACCTCAGAGGCCAGTAGTGGAAGCCGAAGCCAGGACATCATCTTTGCTAGCTGAACTCATACAGGCTGCTGGTATTGTACCTGAAGGCAGTTCAGAATCTTCGG GTGGTATTGGAGCCAATGAGTGGTTTGAATATGATGTGACAGAAGAAGAGACAACTTCTGTGACTCCAGACTCAGCTGATGCTACAGCCATGCAGGCATTGATTGGACTTCAGAACAGTGGAGCTAAAATTGTGAATCG GAGCAGTAGTGCCCATGATCAGCAGGGGCCTGGCTCTCAAGAACAGTGTTACACTTTAG AACAAGCCATGACCTTGCTGAACCAGGGTCACCAGGTCTCTGATACTGACATCGAAAAGGGGGTTCAAGGGCCGAATCAGGTGGTCAGAAAAGCTATAGTTCATGCCAGCAAAATATCAGCTGTGAACAGTGGCCTTCCTGGGGGCATGGCCCACCAGGTGCAGAAACCTCTGACGGACAGTGACTCTTTACCTTCTACCTCCAGCACTGACGTCAAAGTACAGCAAGGTGAACTGGATCCACAGACTGGCCTTTTCTATAGTTCTGTTTTACCATCCACTGCTGCAGCTCAACCACAGGTCTCAAGCAGTGGTCAAGAGGACTCCGCATTTCAAGCAGATCGATTGCCAATCGTTTCTGTTTCAACACATCTCCAGCAACCAGTTGCCCCGCAGACTGCTCTTCCTCAACCTTTAATTGTGTCTGTGCCTGCCCAGCATCCTGCTGTCACGCCACAGCCTATGGACCTACTTAGCAGCTCTTTGGCGCAGGCACAGATTGACTTGGATTCCTACGAATTCACAGAAGACGGGAGTGAGAACTATGTCCCTGAAACAAACATCATGAATGTTGTCAGTGATGGGAACAGTGTGGATAATGCTTCTCAGCCAGCATCATCCACTGCTGAAGTGGTTGACTTTACCAGCATCCTTCTAGGGGAGTCAGATTCTCCATCAGAAGAGATTGAACAGACTGATGCAG ACATCATTCCTCAGTTGACACAACCTGCCTCACACCTGCCCCCTTCCACAGTAGCATCTCTGCAGTCACCATGGGCAGTGGCCAACAGACAAACAGCCTTCATGCCTCTAGAGAACATGAAAGATAGCAGGACAGCCAGCATCAAAATCATCGCTCACGAACAG CTACCTGTTGATGCCTCATCATTTGTGCCAACGCATAGCAGCAGCAAAAGTAGCACCACGACAAATGGCAGCTTCATTACAATGTCATCAGGGGCCCTGGGACCGCTACCCTCTGCATCagtttctgtttcttcatctgtGGCTTCAGCCACCTCACTAGCAACACTTTCATCGGCAGCAGCAGTTGTGGCTAATGCACGCAATGCCAACTCTATCCATGGTGCTTTGCCAGGTTCAGTGGCATcaactacaataacaaaaccAGAGGTTATTCCTCTGACTGCTTCACGGACgtttgttttagaaaatactGTGCCAGTAAGCATTGACCCCTTATCTAGAAGGACATTAACAGTTTCTAAACCTTTGACAGAATTAACTGGGACAGTTCGTTTAGTGCATGATGGACATACACAATCAGAAGTGGACACTCAGCGACAATTAGATATAGCTGTTTTATCACCTGATGTGCCAGTGTCATCCACAGCAGACTTTTCTTCAACAGGAGATGATGAGGTGAACTTGATTTCCATCCCTGATGCAG GCACAGCAGAAATTGCCGGTGATGGGCTTGACCCCAATAACTCTCAGAGGCATAGCAAACGCAAACGGAAACCTCCTCCTGTCCTGGAAGAAGATGCTGTTGGGTCATCTGGGAGCAGCTGGGTCAGGGCAGCATCTAA CATTCTGATGAGAGTGAGTCGCTTCAGGGGAGCAAATAGGGAAAAGGGGGAGCTTAATGCAGCAGCCTGGTTTACACAGCCAG TCGATCCAGCAGATGCACCTGATTACTACTCCATTATAAAGAATCCCATGGATTTTGCTACCATAAGGAAAAAACTCGAG AGTGGCCAGTACGCACATTTTGATGATTTTCATGCAGACATGCTGTTGGTGCGCAGCAATTGTTTCTTGTACAACCTGCCCAGCACTCTTGTTTGTCGAGACTGTGTGCAAGTATTTAATTTCTACCAGCAAGAAATTGATCGTCTTCTGGACAAATCTACTAACAAG GCACACACAGGTTCTCCAGTCAAGAAAATTATTCGTTTGGATAAAAGTCCAGGCAAATCTTAA